In one window of Chryseobacterium sp. JV274 DNA:
- a CDS encoding DUF5690 family protein: MARTINKKTLVTLKAAFAAFGVYFCMYGFRKPFTVASFEGFSYFGVDYKILIIIAQAVGYFISKFIGIKFISELKPQKRLTYLFVFIAIAELALLGFAAVPAPYNIIFMFINGIPLGMIWGIVFSYIEGRKTTEIIGLFLCSSFVVSSGFTKSAGKFLMDTFSISEFWMPFSAGLIFIIPLILFGLLLERIPQPSEEDILLKNKRQPLNGRERKALIQQFFVPIMCIIFLYISLTVLRDFRDNFNREIWDGLHFTFDSSIFTLTEIPIAVMVLLIFSFMVKVKNNKKAFAYYHYILFIGILTVGLSTYLFQQGSLSPFLWMTISGFGMYICYIPFNGIYFDRMIAAFEIKGNVGFLIYIVDSFGYLGSVLILLYKNFGSAQTSWLNFYINLNYIITVTVFILSVIAFLAFRNKSKPKSNSNQFINFDTSKIL, translated from the coding sequence ATGGCCAGAACCATCAATAAAAAAACATTAGTAACACTGAAAGCCGCTTTTGCTGCTTTTGGTGTTTACTTCTGCATGTACGGCTTCAGAAAACCTTTTACTGTAGCTTCTTTCGAGGGATTTTCCTATTTCGGAGTAGATTATAAGATTCTGATTATTATTGCGCAGGCAGTAGGCTATTTTATTTCAAAATTCATCGGGATCAAATTTATTTCTGAGCTGAAACCACAAAAAAGACTTACTTATCTGTTTGTTTTTATTGCCATTGCAGAGCTTGCCCTGTTAGGATTTGCAGCGGTTCCTGCTCCTTACAATATTATATTTATGTTTATCAACGGGATTCCGTTGGGAATGATCTGGGGAATTGTTTTCTCTTACATCGAAGGGAGAAAAACCACGGAAATCATCGGTCTGTTTTTATGTTCAAGCTTTGTCGTTTCTTCAGGATTTACAAAATCCGCAGGAAAATTTTTAATGGATACGTTCTCCATTTCCGAGTTCTGGATGCCGTTTTCAGCCGGACTTATTTTTATTATTCCATTGATTCTTTTCGGGCTGCTTCTTGAAAGAATTCCCCAACCTTCAGAAGAAGACATTTTGCTTAAAAACAAAAGACAACCGTTGAACGGCAGGGAAAGAAAAGCACTGATCCAACAGTTTTTTGTTCCCATCATGTGTATTATCTTTTTATATATCAGTTTAACGGTTTTAAGAGATTTCAGAGATAATTTCAACCGTGAGATCTGGGACGGACTGCATTTTACTTTTGACAGTTCCATTTTCACTTTAACGGAAATTCCTATTGCGGTGATGGTCCTTTTGATCTTCAGTTTCATGGTCAAAGTAAAGAACAACAAAAAAGCATTTGCCTACTATCACTATATACTTTTCATAGGAATTCTAACAGTAGGGCTTTCTACTTATCTTTTTCAGCAGGGCTCTTTATCTCCTTTTTTATGGATGACGATTTCCGGCTTCGGAATGTATATCTGTTATATTCCTTTTAACGGAATTTACTTTGACCGGATGATTGCCGCTTTTGAAATCAAAGGAAATGTAGGTTTTCTCATTTATATTGTAGATTCATTCGGGTATCTGGGAAGTGTTCTGATTCTTTTGTATAAAAATTTTGGTTCGGCTCAGACTTCATGGTTAAATTTCTATATCAACTTAAATTACATCATCACCGTTACCGTTTTCATTCTTTCGGTGATTGCTTTTCTGGCTTTCAGAAATAAATCAAAGCCAAAATCAAACTCTAATCAATTCATCAATTTCGATACATCGAAAATTTTATAA
- a CDS encoding HAD-IA family hydrolase has product MKNIELLVLDMAGTTIDEDNVVYKTLTNAVNDYGYVVSLEKVLSSCAGMEKLEAITSLLKEINGNEEDAPAIFENFSDQLKESYKNLEVKPITGTEDFLLSMKSQNKKIVLNTGYTSEIAHQLLDKLNWKESIHFDALITADDVSESRPSPEMIHLAMKKFNITEAHKVLKAGDSVIDIKEGKNAGCGLTVAVLSGAQTRSELKKASPDYILNTISEAEDLL; this is encoded by the coding sequence ATGAAAAATATAGAATTATTGGTTCTGGATATGGCCGGAACAACAATTGATGAGGATAATGTAGTGTACAAAACACTTACCAATGCCGTGAATGATTACGGCTATGTGGTAAGTCTGGAAAAGGTATTATCCAGCTGTGCCGGAATGGAAAAACTGGAAGCCATCACAAGTCTTTTAAAAGAAATTAATGGCAATGAAGAGGACGCTCCCGCAATCTTTGAGAATTTCTCTGATCAGCTTAAAGAGTCTTACAAAAATCTTGAAGTAAAACCCATCACCGGAACGGAAGATTTCCTTCTCAGCATGAAGTCTCAAAACAAAAAAATCGTTCTGAATACGGGATATACATCTGAAATCGCTCATCAGCTTTTGGATAAACTCAACTGGAAAGAAAGTATTCATTTTGATGCTTTAATTACTGCGGATGATGTTTCGGAAAGCCGTCCAAGCCCTGAAATGATTCATCTTGCGATGAAGAAATTCAATATCACTGAAGCACATAAGGTTTTAAAAGCGGGAGATTCTGTTATTGATATTAAAGAGGGCAAAAATGCAGGCTGCGGACTTACGGTAGCCGTTCTTTCCGGAGCTCAGACCCGATCAGAACTTAAAAAAGCATCCCCTGATTATATTCTAAATACAATTTCTGAGGCTGAAGATCTTCTTTAA
- a CDS encoding DUF3127 domain-containing protein: MELQGTVKKLFDAQTFASGFQKREMVILTQEQYPQPINIEFLSDKISLLDNLKEGENVKVGINIRGREWVSPQGETKYFNSITGWRVEKVSENASEPTQAMSQQSATPVSNENPFAGDDDDDLPF; the protein is encoded by the coding sequence ATGGAATTACAAGGAACGGTAAAGAAACTTTTTGATGCTCAAACATTTGCGAGCGGGTTTCAAAAAAGAGAAATGGTTATTTTAACTCAAGAACAGTATCCACAGCCTATAAACATAGAATTTTTATCTGATAAAATCAGTTTATTAGATAACCTTAAAGAAGGAGAAAACGTAAAGGTAGGAATCAACATCAGAGGTAGAGAATGGGTTTCTCCTCAAGGTGAAACTAAATACTTCAACTCTATTACAGGGTGGAGAGTAGAGAAAGTTTCTGAAAATGCTTCAGAACCTACTCAGGCAATGTCTCAGCAATCTGCAACTCCAGTTTCAAACGAAAATCCGTTTGCGGGAGACGATGATGATGATTTACCTTTTTAA
- a CDS encoding DMT family transporter — MNADKEKWVLLVILSIIWGSSFILIKKSLEHFNPYQVGSLRVLIAGIILLPIAISNYKLFPKKHLKWLILAAFTGNFIPMFLFPIAETEVSSSIAGIINSMMPIFVIIVGALVWKFETTKKQIIGTLISFTGVCILAFGGGDSGELKMIPILLLLLATLCYAISTTTVKSKLMEVSSTVLSAFVFSFVLLFPSIIALTSTGFFSEFSFSKDNLLGLMFVGLLSIFGTGLAMTMNYRLLKVSSPLFASTVTLIMPIVAIIWGILDGEKLTYLQFIGAGIIIGGLIFLRTNQKR; from the coding sequence ATGAACGCGGATAAAGAAAAATGGGTTCTTCTGGTTATCCTGAGTATTATCTGGGGATCTTCCTTTATTTTGATCAAAAAATCTCTCGAGCATTTTAATCCTTATCAGGTAGGATCTTTAAGGGTTCTTATTGCGGGGATTATTTTACTTCCGATTGCGATTTCCAATTACAAGCTTTTCCCAAAAAAGCATTTAAAATGGTTAATTCTGGCTGCTTTTACAGGGAATTTTATTCCTATGTTTTTGTTTCCAATAGCAGAAACCGAAGTGAGCAGCAGTATTGCGGGAATCATCAACTCTATGATGCCTATTTTCGTCATTATTGTAGGGGCTTTGGTCTGGAAATTCGAAACAACAAAAAAGCAGATTATAGGGACTTTAATAAGTTTTACCGGGGTTTGCATCCTTGCATTTGGAGGGGGTGACAGCGGAGAATTGAAAATGATTCCAATCCTATTGTTATTATTGGCTACTTTATGTTACGCCATAAGTACAACAACTGTCAAATCAAAGCTTATGGAGGTTTCTTCCACTGTTTTATCAGCTTTTGTATTCTCATTTGTCTTACTATTTCCATCCATTATAGCACTGACCTCCACCGGATTCTTTTCCGAATTCAGTTTTTCGAAAGATAATCTCCTGGGACTTATGTTTGTCGGTCTCTTATCTATCTTCGGAACGGGTCTTGCGATGACAATGAATTATCGTTTGCTGAAAGTTTCTTCTCCCCTTTTTGCTTCCACGGTTACTTTAATAATGCCAATTGTGGCTATTATCTGGGGAATTTTAGATGGTGAAAAACTGACTTATTTACAATTTATAGGGGCCGGAATCATCATTGGAGGGCTTATATTTTTAAGAACAAATCAAAAAAGATAA
- a CDS encoding helix-turn-helix domain-containing protein: MSFFGSNIKKIRQVKGLSQKAFADLFDLNRGVISSYEEGRAEPKIETILKVANHFNLNLDKFLTETLQSNQLGSISSTDQLMLFPELTHQNDKETQVTTENKSLNTSILQKILASVDLIYEFTIEKHLLPQYQYGDVIFLNKADLTTDSIDNLLVHINGNFQHSTDNQLTNKKNKEYYKVVGYVSTTEKNIFDSIFERLERLENKG; encoded by the coding sequence ATGAGCTTCTTTGGAAGTAATATTAAGAAAATACGACAGGTTAAAGGATTAAGCCAAAAGGCCTTTGCAGACTTGTTTGATTTAAACAGAGGGGTAATAAGTTCTTATGAGGAAGGACGTGCAGAACCAAAAATAGAAACAATACTGAAAGTTGCCAATCATTTTAATCTTAATCTTGATAAATTTCTGACAGAAACCCTGCAGTCAAACCAATTGGGAAGTATTTCAAGCACTGATCAGCTCATGCTTTTCCCGGAATTGACTCATCAGAATGATAAGGAAACGCAAGTAACAACGGAAAATAAGAGTCTCAACACATCAATACTGCAAAAAATATTAGCATCCGTTGATTTGATCTATGAATTTACTATAGAAAAGCATCTATTACCACAATATCAATACGGAGATGTTATATTTCTGAATAAAGCTGATCTGACAACAGACTCTATTGATAATCTATTAGTTCACATCAATGGAAATTTTCAACATTCAACTGATAATCAATTAACAAACAAAAAAAATAAGGAATACTATAAGGTTGTAGGATATGTTTCTACTACTGAAAAGAATATTTTTGACAGCATCTTTGAAAGACTGGAAAGGCTGGAAAATAAAGGATAG
- a CDS encoding GNAT family N-acetyltransferase: MNDNNNEVKIVAYEPQYKGAFKALNEEWIKTFFVMEASDYKLLDNPEEHILNKGGHIVFALLNNEAVGTCALVKAKEEPLTFELSKMAVSPKAQGKKIGYLLGATLVDLARGLNAEKVVLETNSVLVPAIKLYEKLGFKHVPIVAAGYDRVDVQMELDLKI; this comes from the coding sequence ATGAATGATAATAATAATGAAGTAAAAATTGTAGCCTATGAACCTCAGTATAAAGGAGCTTTCAAAGCTTTAAATGAAGAGTGGATCAAAACATTCTTTGTGATGGAAGCCAGTGATTATAAGCTGTTGGATAATCCGGAAGAACATATTTTAAATAAAGGAGGGCATATTGTTTTTGCCCTGTTAAATAATGAAGCTGTAGGAACTTGTGCATTGGTGAAAGCGAAAGAGGAACCTCTTACTTTTGAGCTGTCAAAAATGGCGGTAAGTCCTAAAGCTCAGGGTAAAAAAATAGGATATTTACTGGGAGCCACATTAGTAGATCTGGCAAGAGGCCTGAATGCTGAAAAAGTAGTTCTGGAAACAAACTCTGTGCTGGTTCCTGCAATAAAACTTTATGAAAAGCTTGGGTTTAAACATGTACCTATTGTAGCTGCAGGATATGACCGTGTAGATGTGCAGATGGAGCTGGATTTGAAGATATAA
- a CDS encoding TIGR03364 family FAD-dependent oxidoreductase: protein MTTKFDLIVVGGGILGTFHAYHALKKNLKVALLERNSVPQGATVRNFGQVVPSGMDLKWQNFGRESLTIYNELHTQADLTIRQNGSVYIASNDEELQLIEELYEINRNNDYESILLSKNDCVKKYDGLRSDYCKGGLFFPQELSVDSADMIVKLHKLLQEKMGLQIFYNTTVLETHEDDQKCTAVTADRMEFNASKIIICGGHEFKTLYPKVFNDSDLEVSKLQMLQTKPQGIYSLQGNILTGLSVRRYESFSECPSFQKIKALEDPISFEKKYGVHILFKQALDGSVIIGDSHEYADAKNADDLGYDLNMEIDEFMILEAKKIIDLPTYDIQRRWFGIYSQCKTKDIFEHSPSANIHIVTGIGGKGMTGSGGFSKFNIEKIYA, encoded by the coding sequence ATGACAACAAAATTTGATTTAATCGTTGTAGGAGGTGGAATTTTAGGAACATTCCATGCTTATCATGCGCTGAAGAAAAATCTTAAAGTAGCTTTACTGGAAAGAAATTCTGTTCCTCAGGGAGCCACTGTAAGGAACTTCGGACAGGTAGTACCGTCCGGAATGGATCTGAAATGGCAGAATTTCGGAAGAGAAAGTCTCACCATATACAATGAACTTCATACCCAGGCGGATCTTACCATCAGACAAAACGGATCTGTATATATCGCATCCAATGATGAAGAGCTTCAGCTGATTGAAGAGCTTTATGAAATCAACAGAAACAATGATTATGAATCTATTTTATTATCAAAAAATGACTGCGTTAAAAAATATGACGGGCTCCGTTCGGATTATTGTAAAGGAGGTCTGTTTTTCCCTCAGGAACTTTCAGTAGATTCTGCAGATATGATTGTAAAACTTCACAAGCTGCTTCAGGAAAAAATGGGACTGCAGATTTTCTACAATACAACGGTTCTTGAAACCCATGAAGATGATCAGAAATGTACAGCTGTAACTGCAGACAGAATGGAATTCAATGCATCTAAAATCATCATCTGTGGCGGACATGAGTTTAAGACTTTATACCCTAAAGTATTCAATGACAGTGATCTGGAAGTCAGTAAACTTCAGATGCTTCAGACCAAACCGCAGGGGATTTATTCGCTTCAGGGAAATATTCTTACCGGTCTTTCTGTCAGGAGATATGAATCATTCAGCGAATGTCCTTCTTTCCAGAAAATCAAGGCTTTAGAAGACCCGATTTCTTTTGAAAAGAAATACGGAGTTCATATTTTATTCAAACAGGCTCTTGACGGTTCTGTCATCATTGGAGATTCTCATGAGTATGCCGATGCTAAAAATGCGGATGATCTTGGATATGATCTTAATATGGAGATTGATGAATTCATGATTCTTGAGGCTAAAAAAATCATTGATCTTCCCACGTATGATATTCAGAGAAGATGGTTCGGAATTTATTCTCAGTGCAAAACCAAAGATATTTTTGAACACAGCCCATCTGCCAATATTCATATTGTAACGGGTATTGGAGGAAAAGGAATGACAGGAAGCGGTGGCTTCTCAAAATTTAATATTGAAAAAATTTACGCTTAA
- the aat gene encoding leucyl/phenylalanyl-tRNA--protein transferase has product MVRLDENEISFPDPELYDGHEGVVAFGGDLSVERIWFAYQLGIFPWYNPGEEILWWCPDPRFVLDPAELKVSKSMRKILNRNVFTFSENKNFREVIRNCQKTTRKGQSGTWLSDELMYSFIQLHEYGLAKSIEVWQDEELVGGFYGLQIGSVFCGESMFAKVSNASKAGFIHFVESNRNNIELIDCQSHTEHLESLGAKMIPKKEFLKILHENNERG; this is encoded by the coding sequence ATGGTTCGATTAGACGAAAACGAGATTTCATTTCCTGACCCTGAGCTGTATGACGGTCATGAAGGAGTGGTTGCTTTTGGAGGCGACTTGTCTGTAGAGCGTATCTGGTTTGCTTATCAACTTGGTATCTTCCCCTGGTACAATCCCGGAGAAGAAATTCTATGGTGGTGTCCGGATCCAAGGTTTGTACTTGACCCGGCAGAATTGAAAGTTTCAAAATCAATGAGAAAGATATTAAACAGAAACGTTTTTACTTTTTCAGAGAACAAAAATTTCAGGGAAGTAATCAGGAATTGTCAAAAGACAACCCGAAAAGGGCAGTCCGGGACATGGCTTTCTGATGAATTGATGTATTCTTTTATCCAGCTTCATGAATATGGTCTTGCTAAAAGTATTGAAGTGTGGCAGGATGAAGAGCTTGTGGGTGGCTTTTACGGATTGCAGATTGGCAGTGTTTTTTGTGGAGAAAGCATGTTTGCTAAAGTAAGCAATGCTTCCAAAGCAGGATTTATTCATTTTGTAGAGAGTAACAGAAACAATATTGAATTAATTGATTGTCAATCCCATACAGAGCATCTTGAAAGCCTGGGTGCTAAAATGATTCCTAAAAAAGAATTTCTAAAAATCTTACACGAAAATAATGAACGCGGATAA
- a CDS encoding alkaline phosphatase family protein — protein sequence MKTKLFSMAVVMSCFLGAQTKKVLFIGIDGCRADVMMSTPTPNIQNLISQSIYSVDGLCAATTWSGNGWSTMLTGVWHTKHNVQDNNFTSPNYVNYPDFLTRAETYNPGLRTISLAHWAPINDKIIQNADVKTNLATDLAVKNAAVTALQNDNPDILFVDFDDVDHAGHSYGFSSTVPQYVSSIKTTDTYIGEIVAAMKNRPSYNNEDWLVVLTTDHGAVDSSHGGGNLSERNIFTVYSNPGFTPQQISKTVLESNKTFNQLNFPAGTYAKPSNQTPFNFGANQDFTIEFWVKPNAAYSSDPVMISNKNWANGKNKGFVFSGYSGQTFKMNIGDGTSRIDLVGGKVETNKWKHIAASFDRDGLVTLYEDGVPVTFAKMNTIGNIDSGLPLTLNQDGTNTYGINLAASYKDVRIWKSALPNDVIVNWANQDITASHPYYSQLLANWKCNGTSGNTLTDSSPNANNMSVTGSPTYNTGTVNNFKVYDYTSTTRETDHFPTVLNWLCIPVQSPWGIDGVNRIPACSKEVLASKETKVIADDFKVYPNPVSTFIGIQYKSEDKEIKVEIIDSKGAIVSTSHLQSSREYYDEKINIGNLPAGMYFIKINGSKKPLTQTFIKK from the coding sequence ATGAAAACAAAACTATTCTCAATGGCTGTTGTAATGAGCTGTTTCCTTGGAGCTCAGACCAAAAAAGTACTTTTTATCGGTATTGACGGTTGCCGTGCAGACGTAATGATGTCTACTCCTACTCCCAACATTCAAAATCTTATCAGTCAGTCGATATATTCTGTCGACGGGCTTTGTGCTGCCACTACCTGGAGCGGAAACGGATGGAGTACGATGCTTACCGGTGTATGGCACACCAAGCATAATGTTCAGGACAATAATTTTACAAGCCCGAACTACGTCAATTATCCTGACTTTTTAACAAGAGCTGAAACTTACAATCCTGGTCTGAGAACTATTTCTCTCGCTCATTGGGCACCCATCAACGATAAAATTATCCAAAACGCTGATGTAAAAACCAATCTGGCAACAGATCTTGCAGTGAAAAATGCTGCTGTAACTGCTTTGCAGAATGATAATCCTGATATTCTCTTTGTAGATTTTGACGATGTAGACCACGCAGGACATTCTTACGGGTTCTCTTCCACCGTTCCTCAATATGTATCTTCTATTAAAACAACAGATACTTACATTGGAGAGATTGTTGCAGCGATGAAAAACAGACCTTCTTATAACAATGAAGACTGGCTCGTAGTTCTTACTACAGATCATGGTGCGGTAGACAGCTCTCATGGTGGTGGAAATCTTTCTGAAAGAAATATTTTTACAGTATATTCTAATCCGGGATTTACTCCTCAGCAGATCAGCAAAACCGTTCTGGAATCCAATAAAACATTTAATCAGTTGAATTTTCCAGCGGGAACTTATGCAAAACCATCTAACCAAACGCCTTTTAATTTTGGTGCCAATCAGGATTTTACCATTGAATTTTGGGTAAAACCTAATGCAGCCTATTCCAGTGATCCGGTAATGATCAGTAATAAAAACTGGGCTAATGGGAAAAATAAAGGATTTGTTTTCTCAGGATATTCCGGGCAGACATTCAAGATGAATATTGGTGATGGTACCAGCAGAATAGATCTTGTTGGCGGAAAAGTGGAAACCAATAAATGGAAGCATATTGCTGCCAGCTTTGACAGAGACGGCCTTGTAACGCTGTATGAAGATGGTGTTCCGGTAACTTTTGCTAAAATGAATACGATCGGAAATATTGATTCCGGGCTTCCTTTAACTTTAAATCAGGATGGAACAAATACTTATGGAATCAATCTGGCGGCTTCTTATAAAGATGTAAGAATCTGGAAATCGGCTCTTCCTAATGATGTGATTGTGAATTGGGCTAATCAGGATATTACGGCTTCACACCCTTATTATTCTCAATTATTAGCCAACTGGAAATGTAATGGAACTTCAGGAAATACATTGACGGATTCAAGTCCAAATGCTAATAATATGTCAGTAACAGGTTCTCCTACTTATAATACCGGTACGGTTAATAACTTTAAGGTGTATGATTATACTTCAACGACAAGAGAAACAGATCATTTCCCTACTGTATTGAACTGGCTTTGTATTCCGGTTCAGTCTCCATGGGGAATTGACGGCGTGAACAGAATTCCGGCATGTTCCAAAGAAGTATTGGCATCAAAAGAGACGAAGGTCATCGCTGATGATTTTAAAGTATATCCCAATCCTGTTTCAACATTCATCGGAATCCAGTACAAGTCTGAGGATAAGGAAATTAAAGTAGAAATCATCGACAGTAAAGGAGCGATTGTTTCAACATCACATTTACAGTCTTCAAGAGAATATTACGATGAAAAAATAAATATCGGAAATCTTCCGGCAGGAATGTATTTTATTAAAATCAACGGAAGTAAAAAACCACTGACCCAGACTTTCATCAAGAAATAA
- a CDS encoding PLP-dependent aminotransferase family protein, which yields MPKDVLYLKIANSVTEQIKSETLQFGDRLPSLRSAQKLYNVSLNTIKQAYMELESRSLVESRPKYGYYVSQTSQRKLALPSVAQMKHSEGKNTPEDLFDKVFGTIAGTDVTQFALGIPGKSLLPVAKMKKCMIDVVKRKSDSGVNYESVQGSEQLRREIAKWAMVMEGKITEDDLVITSGAMNGVYNCLMAVTKPGDCVAVESPVYFGILQAIHLLGLKAVEIPTHPITGVDLDALKKVLPKLSACCFVVNYNNPLGFQMPDENKKELVKMLTEQNVPLIEDDVYGNIYFGAGRPKPCKFYDEAGIVMWVGSVSKTLAPGFRTGWVAPGKFKDKIIRQKLVQTVSSPSLFSDVISDFLAHGRYDHHLRMFRKKLYANYLQIQKSVIEYFPDNTKISEPKGGFMLWLELDKRICTEDLYDAAVSQKVNFAPGRMFSQYNQYQNCMRLNYALEWTDRVESDLEKLGKMIKNRI from the coding sequence ATGCCAAAAGATGTTCTGTACCTTAAAATAGCAAACTCTGTCACAGAGCAGATCAAAAGTGAAACCCTGCAGTTTGGAGACAGGCTGCCTTCGCTGAGAAGTGCCCAGAAGTTATATAACGTAAGTCTGAATACCATAAAACAGGCTTATATGGAGCTTGAAAGCAGGTCTCTGGTAGAATCACGTCCTAAATACGGATATTATGTAAGCCAGACTTCCCAGCGGAAACTTGCCCTGCCGTCTGTAGCTCAAATGAAGCATTCGGAAGGAAAAAATACGCCTGAGGATCTCTTTGATAAAGTATTCGGGACGATTGCCGGTACTGATGTAACGCAGTTTGCTCTGGGAATTCCCGGGAAAAGCCTTCTTCCGGTAGCCAAGATGAAAAAATGCATGATTGATGTGGTGAAGAGGAAAAGTGACAGCGGAGTCAATTATGAATCGGTACAGGGAAGTGAACAGCTTCGGCGTGAAATAGCAAAATGGGCGATGGTAATGGAAGGGAAAATCACAGAAGATGACCTGGTAATTACATCCGGAGCAATGAATGGAGTATATAATTGTCTGATGGCAGTTACTAAGCCGGGAGATTGCGTAGCGGTGGAAAGCCCGGTTTATTTTGGAATTCTTCAGGCCATTCATTTATTAGGGTTGAAGGCCGTAGAAATTCCTACTCATCCTATTACAGGGGTAGATCTGGATGCTTTAAAAAAAGTGCTTCCAAAGCTGTCTGCGTGTTGTTTTGTGGTAAACTATAACAATCCGCTAGGATTCCAGATGCCTGATGAGAATAAAAAAGAACTGGTAAAAATGCTTACCGAGCAGAATGTTCCGCTGATTGAAGATGATGTCTACGGAAACATCTATTTTGGTGCAGGAAGACCCAAACCCTGTAAATTTTATGATGAAGCAGGAATTGTGATGTGGGTGGGATCTGTTTCCAAAACATTAGCTCCTGGTTTTAGGACGGGATGGGTGGCTCCCGGGAAGTTTAAAGATAAAATTATCCGTCAGAAACTCGTTCAGACGGTTTCCAGTCCGTCATTATTTTCAGATGTAATCTCAGATTTTCTTGCCCACGGACGGTACGACCATCATCTGAGAATGTTCAGGAAGAAACTCTACGCCAATTATCTTCAAATTCAGAAATCAGTGATTGAATATTTTCCGGACAATACCAAAATCTCCGAACCAAAAGGAGGTTTTATGCTGTGGCTGGAACTTGATAAGAGAATCTGTACAGAAGATCTTTATGATGCGGCTGTCAGTCAGAAAGTAAATTTCGCCCCGGGAAGAATGTTTTCACAATATAATCAGTACCAAAACTGTATGCGTCTGAATTATGCATTAGAATGGACAGACAGAGTGGAAAGTGATCTTGAAAAGCTCGGAAAAATGATAAAAAACAGAATTTAA